The Paenibacillus dendritiformis region TCACATTGGTATGGCGATCCGTGTCCAGCCCAAGCTGTTCGATGAGTGTCGCCTCCGGGCCGTCGAAGCCGACCGCCACGATAACAAGCTGCGCCGGATAGACCCGCTCCGTTCCCGGGATCGGCCGATACGTCTTCCGTCCCTGCTCGTCGACGATCCGCTCAATCTGAACCGTGTGCAGCTCCTTCACGCGCCCTTCCTCGTCGCCGACGAAGCGTGTCGTCATGATGGAAAATTCGCGCGGATCGCGTCCGTACAAGGCCTTCGCTTCCTGGTGCGCATAATCGAGCGTATACACATTCGGGAACTGCGGCCAAGGATTGGCGGCCTCGTCGCGCACGGCCGGGGCCTGCGGACGCGTGCCGAATTGAGTGATGCTGCGGCAGCCGTGGCGCAGCGCGGTCGCTACGCAGTCGGTCCCCGTGTCGCCGCCGCCGATGACGATGACATCCTTGCCTGCCGCCGACACGTAGCAGCCGTCCTCCAGGTTGGAGTTCAGATAGCTCTTAATCGTTCCGTTCAAATAGTCCATCGCATAGTGAATGCCTTCGAGATCGCTGCCTTCGATGACGAACTCGCGCGGCTTCGTCGCCCCGGCGCACAGCACGACGGCGTCATACTGATCGACCAGCTCGCGGGCCGGAATATCGGTTCCGATCTCGATATTCGTCACGAAGCGGATCCCTTCCTCGGCGAGCAGCCGCACCCGCCGCTCCACCACTTCCTTGTCCAGCTTCATCGTCGGAATGCCGTACGTAAGCAGTCCGCCGATGCGATCGTCGCGCTCGTATACGGTGACGGAATGACCGGCCTGATTGAGCTGATCCGCGCAAGCCAGTCCCGCCGGTCCCGATCCGACGACTGCGACCCGCTTGCCGGTCCGGCGCTGCGGAGGCTTCGCCGTCACCCAGCCTTCGCGGAAGCCGCGCTCGATAATCTCTTCCTCGATCGACTTGATCGTAACCGGCTCGCCGATCAGCCCGACAGTACACGACCCTTCGCAGGGCGCCGGACAGACCCTTCCCGTGAATTCGGGGAAGTTATTGGTGGCATGCAGCCGTTCAAGCGCTTCCTGCCACAGCCCGCGGTACACCAGATGATTCCATTCCGGAATCAGATTATTCACCGGGCAGCCGGAGGTGCCGGAGGCCAGCTCCATCCCCGTATGACAATAGGGCGTGCCGCAATCCATGCAGCGGGACGCCTGGGTCCGCATCTCCTCTTCGGTCAGGTGAAGATGGAATTCCTTCCAATCCAGCACCCGTTCAGCCGGGTTCCGTTCGGCTTGTATTTGTCGAGAATATTCCATAAATCCGGTCGGCGTTGACATGCTGACTCCTCCATCCGTTCGCGTAGCAATCACGAGCCCTGTTCGCAATTGTGCCGATTGATGACATGTCCGGACATCGGACGTTCCGGCATGTGTGTGCCAATGATCGTACCTTAAACGATGTCCCGGAACATATGGAGTCGATCACGAATGATTTGCATTTCAATACATATGGAAAGGGGTCACTGCCCGCTTGCGGGACTGGTCTCCGTCACGCTTCCTTCCGGACATAGGTCTGGAAGCGGTGCGGATACCGGTTCTTCTCGTCGACCGGTCCCTCAGCTTCCTCCGCCAGTTCCCAGGCCGCCTCGTCATACGGCGGAAAATATTCATCGCCCTCGAATTCGGCGTCTATCCGCGTAACCAGCAGCTTGTCCGCCAAAGGAAGGAACTCGCGGTAAATTTGGGCGCCGCCCATCACCATAATTTCCTCATCCGCCGCCAGCGGCAGCACGGACTCGATATGATGCATGACTTCCGCATCGGGCGCGATCCACTCCGGGTTGCGGGTCAGCACAATATTGCGCCGGTTCGGCAGCGCCTTTCCCAGCGATTCATAGGTTTTGCGTCCCATGACGACCGTCTTCCCCTGCGTCATTGCCTTGAAATAAGCCATATCGCTCGGCAGCCGCCATGGCATCCCATTATCCTTGCCAATGAGACGGCGCTTGTCCATCGCCCAGATCATCGTAATCGGCATTGAGGTGCGCCTCCCTTCTGTCTTTTATTCGGTTAATAAAGAATCCCGGGATTATCTTCTATAGTACCCGGCGTCAAATTCGCCATCTTGAGTGGCTGTTCAAATCCTACACCGCAACCGGCGCCTTAATCGTCGGATGATGCTGATAGTCCACGAATTCGAAATCGTCGAACCGGTAATCAAAAATCGAATCCGGCTTGCGCTTGATGACCAGCTTCGGAAGCGGCAGCGGCTCGCGCTCCAACTGGGTCTTCACCTGTTCCATATGGTTCGAGTAAATATGAACGTCGCCGCCGCTCCAGATAAATTCTCCGACCTCCAGGCCGCATTGCTGGGCCACCATATGCGTAAGCAGCGAATAGCTGGCGATATTGAACGGCAGTCCGAGGAACGTATCCACCGAACGCATGTTGAGCAGACAGCTCAGCTTGCCGCCGGCGACATAAAATTGGAACGAATAATGGCATGGCGGCAGCTTCATCTGATCGACCTCGCCGACATTCCAAGCGGAGACAAGCAATCGGCGCGAATCCGGATTCGTCTTAATCTGCTCGATCACATTCGCAATCTGGTCGATCATGCGTCCGTCCTTGGTCTCCCAGGCGCGCCACTGCGATCCATATACCGGTCCCAGGTTGCCATTCTCATCCGCCCATTCGTCCCAGATGCGGACGCCGTTTTCCTTCAAATAACGAATATTGGTATCTCCGCTCAAAAACCAGAGCAGCTCATGCACGATTGATTTCAGGTGCAGCCGCTTCGTCGTCACAAGCGGAAACCCTTCAGCCAGATCGAAGCGCAGCTGCCGCCCGAACACGGACAATGTGCCGGTTCCCGTCCGATCCTCCTTCTTCACCCCGTGCTCCAAAATGTCCTGCAATAACGCCAGATATGACTTCATTTCAACCACTCTCTTTCTACCGTACTGATGTGTATCCTACATAGTGTACCATCCCCTCATAACGTCGGCAATCCAGATTCACGAAATCAAATCTCTGATTCGAAGAGGATCAAAATACTGAAA contains the following coding sequences:
- a CDS encoding glutamate synthase subunit beta, coding for MSTPTGFMEYSRQIQAERNPAERVLDWKEFHLHLTEEEMRTQASRCMDCGTPYCHTGMELASGTSGCPVNNLIPEWNHLVYRGLWQEALERLHATNNFPEFTGRVCPAPCEGSCTVGLIGEPVTIKSIEEEIIERGFREGWVTAKPPQRRTGKRVAVVGSGPAGLACADQLNQAGHSVTVYERDDRIGGLLTYGIPTMKLDKEVVERRVRLLAEEGIRFVTNIEIGTDIPARELVDQYDAVVLCAGATKPREFVIEGSDLEGIHYAMDYLNGTIKSYLNSNLEDGCYVSAAGKDVIVIGGGDTGTDCVATALRHGCRSITQFGTRPQAPAVRDEAANPWPQFPNVYTLDYAHQEAKALYGRDPREFSIMTTRFVGDEEGRVKELHTVQIERIVDEQGRKTYRPIPGTERVYPAQLVIVAVGFDGPEATLIEQLGLDTDRHTNVKAVNGKYGTKISNVFAAGDMRRGQSLVVWAIHEGREAAREVDMYLANHLSSCPE
- a CDS encoding dihydrofolate reductase, producing the protein MPITMIWAMDKRRLIGKDNGMPWRLPSDMAYFKAMTQGKTVVMGRKTYESLGKALPNRRNIVLTRNPEWIAPDAEVMHHIESVLPLAADEEIMVMGGAQIYREFLPLADKLLVTRIDAEFEGDEYFPPYDEAAWELAEEAEGPVDEKNRYPHRFQTYVRKEA
- the thyA gene encoding thymidylate synthase gives rise to the protein MKSYLALLQDILEHGVKKEDRTGTGTLSVFGRQLRFDLAEGFPLVTTKRLHLKSIVHELLWFLSGDTNIRYLKENGVRIWDEWADENGNLGPVYGSQWRAWETKDGRMIDQIANVIEQIKTNPDSRRLLVSAWNVGEVDQMKLPPCHYSFQFYVAGGKLSCLLNMRSVDTFLGLPFNIASYSLLTHMVAQQCGLEVGEFIWSGGDVHIYSNHMEQVKTQLEREPLPLPKLVIKRKPDSIFDYRFDDFEFVDYQHHPTIKAPVAV